From a single Calonectris borealis chromosome 19, bCalBor7.hap1.2, whole genome shotgun sequence genomic region:
- the RHBDD2 gene encoding rhomboid domain-containing protein 2 isoform X5, producing the protein MAAGWGRPPAAAALTLLLSVGASAPGLLRGAPAARSAASLRPAALRAGEVHRLVTYIFVYEDLTSLTCGAIIIWYFAGSFEKNVGTVKYCFLTIAFAVLSALLYLLLETVVSRVSKVEDAKGFMPVAFATLGVSTTRSRMKRTLVFGVRVPVVLVPWFMLCIAWFIPRSSLLSNLCGLLVGEAYGLGYCFCLDFPESVGSKLDRVLPFSLLKRIPGLKYIPGSLAERRAFESSKINPAPGAYPTQSYYCSSPPALPAFQMQHPNAQSQGFQHSCAPACGHGVGHEGSQHGHAAGLSLPSSPYQARGAFGGCYVQAHAGASPGQCCQMGKFSPLQRMCPTDPQTPTGVGPLPGVQQASGYPAATAAPVSAEFSRVQVY; encoded by the exons AtggcggcggggtgggggcgcccgccggccgccgccgccctgacGCTGTTGCTGTCGGTCGGCGCCTCCGCGCCCGGGCTGCTGCGGGGAGCGCCCGCTGCCCGCTCCGCCGCCTCGCTGCGGCCCGCCGCCCTGCGCGCGGGGGAAG TTCACAGGTTAGTTACCTACATCTTTGTCTACGAAGACCTGACATCCTTGACCTGTGGTGCCATTATCATCTGGTATTTTGCCGGCAGCTTTGAGAAGAACGTCGGCACTGTGAAGTACTGCTTCCTCACCATCGCGTTTGCCGTCCTCTCCGCCCTCCTGTACCTCTTACTTGAGACCGTTGTCTCCAGGGTGTCAAAGGTGGAAGATGCCAAAGGATTCATGCCAGTAGCTTTTGCTACGCTGGGTGTGTCCACCACCCGCTCGCGGATGAAGAGGACGCTGGTTTTTGGGGTTAGAGTTCCAGTGGTGCTGGTGCCGTGGTTTATGCTCTGCATAGCATGGTTTATTCCCCGCTCTTCTCTCTTGAGTAACCTGTGTGGGCTTCTAGTTGGGGAAGCCT ATGGTCTTGGCTACTGTTTCTGCTTGGATTTTCCGGAGTCGGTGGGCTCTAAGCTGGACCGGGTGCTCCCTTTCAGTCTGCTAAAGAGGATACCAGGGCTGAAATATATCCCGGGGTCCTTAGCAGAGAGAAGAGCCTTCGAAAGCAGCAA GATTAACCCCGCACCAGGCGCCTACCCCACCCAAAGCTACTACTGCTCTTCGCCTCCGGCTCTTCCTGCTTTCCAGATGCAGCACCCCAATGCTCAGAGCCAGGGGTTTCAACACAGCTGTGCTCCGGCATGCGGCCATGGTGTGGGACACGAGGGGTCTCAGCACGGCCATGCTGCAGGACTcagcctcccttcttccccctacCAAGCCAGAGGTGCCTTCGGAGGGTGTTACGTGCAGGCCCACGCTGGAGCCTCGCCTGGACAGTGCTGCCAGATGGGCAAGTTCTCCCCCCTGCAGCGCATGTGCCCGACTGATCCACAGACGCCCACAGGTGTGGGCCCCCTGCCTGGGGTTCAGCAAGCATCAGGGTATCCAGCAGCCACAGCGGCTCCTGTTTCAGCTGAATTTTCGAGAGTCCAGGTGTACTGA
- the RHBDD2 gene encoding rhomboid domain-containing protein 2 isoform X4 has protein sequence MAAGWGRPPAAAALTLLLSVGASAPGLLRGAPAARSAASLRPAALRAGEVHRLVTYIFVYEDLTSLTCGAIIIWYFAGSFEKNVGTVKYCFLTIAFAVLSALLYLLLETVVSRVSKVEDAKGFMPVAFATLGVSTTRSRMKRTLVFGVRVPVVLVPWFMLCIAWFIPRSSLLSNLCGLLVGEAYGLGYCFCLDFPESVGSKLDRVLPFSLLKRIPGLKYIPGSLAERRAFESSKINPAPGAYPTQSYYCSSPPALPAFQMQHPNAQSQGFQHSCAPACGHGVGHEGSQHGHAAGLSLPSSPYQARGAFGGCYVQAHAGASPGQCCQMGKFSPLQRMCPTDPQTPTVSEEVLCCRTASYFSSSTSGMLATVTCGFAGTCFGGRPK, from the exons AtggcggcggggtgggggcgcccgccggccgccgccgccctgacGCTGTTGCTGTCGGTCGGCGCCTCCGCGCCCGGGCTGCTGCGGGGAGCGCCCGCTGCCCGCTCCGCCGCCTCGCTGCGGCCCGCCGCCCTGCGCGCGGGGGAAG TTCACAGGTTAGTTACCTACATCTTTGTCTACGAAGACCTGACATCCTTGACCTGTGGTGCCATTATCATCTGGTATTTTGCCGGCAGCTTTGAGAAGAACGTCGGCACTGTGAAGTACTGCTTCCTCACCATCGCGTTTGCCGTCCTCTCCGCCCTCCTGTACCTCTTACTTGAGACCGTTGTCTCCAGGGTGTCAAAGGTGGAAGATGCCAAAGGATTCATGCCAGTAGCTTTTGCTACGCTGGGTGTGTCCACCACCCGCTCGCGGATGAAGAGGACGCTGGTTTTTGGGGTTAGAGTTCCAGTGGTGCTGGTGCCGTGGTTTATGCTCTGCATAGCATGGTTTATTCCCCGCTCTTCTCTCTTGAGTAACCTGTGTGGGCTTCTAGTTGGGGAAGCCT ATGGTCTTGGCTACTGTTTCTGCTTGGATTTTCCGGAGTCGGTGGGCTCTAAGCTGGACCGGGTGCTCCCTTTCAGTCTGCTAAAGAGGATACCAGGGCTGAAATATATCCCGGGGTCCTTAGCAGAGAGAAGAGCCTTCGAAAGCAGCAA GATTAACCCCGCACCAGGCGCCTACCCCACCCAAAGCTACTACTGCTCTTCGCCTCCGGCTCTTCCTGCTTTCCAGATGCAGCACCCCAATGCTCAGAGCCAGGGGTTTCAACACAGCTGTGCTCCGGCATGCGGCCATGGTGTGGGACACGAGGGGTCTCAGCACGGCCATGCTGCAGGACTcagcctcccttcttccccctacCAAGCCAGAGGTGCCTTCGGAGGGTGTTACGTGCAGGCCCACGCTGGAGCCTCGCCTGGACAGTGCTGCCAGATGGGCAAGTTCTCCCCCCTGCAGCGCATGTGCCCGACTGATCCACAGACGCCCACAG tgTCTGAAGAAGTCCTGTGTTGCCGTACAGCCTCTTACTTCTCCAGCAGCACTTCTGGGATGTTGGCCACAGTTACGTGTGGCTTCGCGGGGACCTGCTTTGGGGGAAGACCAAAGTGA
- the RHBDD2 gene encoding rhomboid domain-containing protein 2 isoform X6 encodes MLRSSYLLARAGDGKLIVARVLRSDSLRVHQLGKRLVTYIFVYEDLTSLTCGAIIIWYFAGSFEKNVGTVKYCFLTIAFAVLSALLYLLLETVVSRVSKVEDAKGFMPVAFATLGVSTTRSRMKRTLVFGVRVPVVLVPWFMLCIAWFIPRSSLLSNLCGLLVGEAYGLGYCFCLDFPESVGSKLDRVLPFSLLKRIPGLKYIPGSLAERRAFESSKINPAPGAYPTQSYYCSSPPALPAFQMQHPNAQSQGFQHSCAPACGHGVGHEGSQHGHAAGLSLPSSPYQARGAFGGCYVQAHAGASPGQCCQMGKFSPLQRMCPTDPQTPTVSEEVLCCRTASYFSSSTSGMLATVTCGFAGTCFGGRPK; translated from the exons ATGCTAAG GTCAAGCTACCTTCTTGCAAGAGCTGGAGACGGAAAGTTAATAGTTGCACGCGTTCTGAGGAGCGACAGTCTGCGTGTGCATCAGCTGGGGAAACG GTTAGTTACCTACATCTTTGTCTACGAAGACCTGACATCCTTGACCTGTGGTGCCATTATCATCTGGTATTTTGCCGGCAGCTTTGAGAAGAACGTCGGCACTGTGAAGTACTGCTTCCTCACCATCGCGTTTGCCGTCCTCTCCGCCCTCCTGTACCTCTTACTTGAGACCGTTGTCTCCAGGGTGTCAAAGGTGGAAGATGCCAAAGGATTCATGCCAGTAGCTTTTGCTACGCTGGGTGTGTCCACCACCCGCTCGCGGATGAAGAGGACGCTGGTTTTTGGGGTTAGAGTTCCAGTGGTGCTGGTGCCGTGGTTTATGCTCTGCATAGCATGGTTTATTCCCCGCTCTTCTCTCTTGAGTAACCTGTGTGGGCTTCTAGTTGGGGAAGCCT ATGGTCTTGGCTACTGTTTCTGCTTGGATTTTCCGGAGTCGGTGGGCTCTAAGCTGGACCGGGTGCTCCCTTTCAGTCTGCTAAAGAGGATACCAGGGCTGAAATATATCCCGGGGTCCTTAGCAGAGAGAAGAGCCTTCGAAAGCAGCAA GATTAACCCCGCACCAGGCGCCTACCCCACCCAAAGCTACTACTGCTCTTCGCCTCCGGCTCTTCCTGCTTTCCAGATGCAGCACCCCAATGCTCAGAGCCAGGGGTTTCAACACAGCTGTGCTCCGGCATGCGGCCATGGTGTGGGACACGAGGGGTCTCAGCACGGCCATGCTGCAGGACTcagcctcccttcttccccctacCAAGCCAGAGGTGCCTTCGGAGGGTGTTACGTGCAGGCCCACGCTGGAGCCTCGCCTGGACAGTGCTGCCAGATGGGCAAGTTCTCCCCCCTGCAGCGCATGTGCCCGACTGATCCACAGACGCCCACAG tgTCTGAAGAAGTCCTGTGTTGCCGTACAGCCTCTTACTTCTCCAGCAGCACTTCTGGGATGTTGGCCACAGTTACGTGTGGCTTCGCGGGGACCTGCTTTGGGGGAAGACCAAAGTGA
- the RHBDD2 gene encoding rhomboid domain-containing protein 2 isoform X2, giving the protein MVTGAPQRLALPRQRSRPSGGGRKRGGARQHGGGVGAPAGRRRPDAVAVGRRLRARAAAGSARCPLRRLAAARRPARGGRLVTYIFVYEDLTSLTCGAIIIWYFAGSFEKNVGTVKYCFLTIAFAVLSALLYLLLETVVSRVSKVEDAKGFMPVAFATLGVSTTRSRMKRTLVFGVRVPVVLVPWFMLCIAWFIPRSSLLSNLCGLLVGEAYGLGYCFCLDFPESVGSKLDRVLPFSLLKRIPGLKYIPGSLAERRAFESSKINPAPGAYPTQSYYCSSPPALPAFQMQHPNAQSQGFQHSCAPACGHGVGHEGSQHGHAAGLSLPSSPYQARGAFGGCYVQAHAGASPGQCCQMGKFSPLQRMCPTDPQTPTGVGPLPGVQQASGYPAATAAPVSAEFSRVQVY; this is encoded by the exons ATGGTAACGGGGGCGCCGCAGCGCCTCGCGTTGCCACGGCAACGGTCCAGGCCTTCCGGCGGCGGCCGGAAGCGGGGCGGCGCGCGGCAGCAtggcggcggggtgggggcgcccgccggccgccgccgccctgacGCTGTTGCTGTCGGTCGGCGCCTCCGCGCCCGGGCTGCTGCGGGGAGCGCCCGCTGCCCGCTCCGCCGCCTCGCTGCGGCCCGCCGCCCTGCGCGCGGGGGAAG GTTAGTTACCTACATCTTTGTCTACGAAGACCTGACATCCTTGACCTGTGGTGCCATTATCATCTGGTATTTTGCCGGCAGCTTTGAGAAGAACGTCGGCACTGTGAAGTACTGCTTCCTCACCATCGCGTTTGCCGTCCTCTCCGCCCTCCTGTACCTCTTACTTGAGACCGTTGTCTCCAGGGTGTCAAAGGTGGAAGATGCCAAAGGATTCATGCCAGTAGCTTTTGCTACGCTGGGTGTGTCCACCACCCGCTCGCGGATGAAGAGGACGCTGGTTTTTGGGGTTAGAGTTCCAGTGGTGCTGGTGCCGTGGTTTATGCTCTGCATAGCATGGTTTATTCCCCGCTCTTCTCTCTTGAGTAACCTGTGTGGGCTTCTAGTTGGGGAAGCCT ATGGTCTTGGCTACTGTTTCTGCTTGGATTTTCCGGAGTCGGTGGGCTCTAAGCTGGACCGGGTGCTCCCTTTCAGTCTGCTAAAGAGGATACCAGGGCTGAAATATATCCCGGGGTCCTTAGCAGAGAGAAGAGCCTTCGAAAGCAGCAA GATTAACCCCGCACCAGGCGCCTACCCCACCCAAAGCTACTACTGCTCTTCGCCTCCGGCTCTTCCTGCTTTCCAGATGCAGCACCCCAATGCTCAGAGCCAGGGGTTTCAACACAGCTGTGCTCCGGCATGCGGCCATGGTGTGGGACACGAGGGGTCTCAGCACGGCCATGCTGCAGGACTcagcctcccttcttccccctacCAAGCCAGAGGTGCCTTCGGAGGGTGTTACGTGCAGGCCCACGCTGGAGCCTCGCCTGGACAGTGCTGCCAGATGGGCAAGTTCTCCCCCCTGCAGCGCATGTGCCCGACTGATCCACAGACGCCCACAGGTGTGGGCCCCCTGCCTGGGGTTCAGCAAGCATCAGGGTATCCAGCAGCCACAGCGGCTCCTGTTTCAGCTGAATTTTCGAGAGTCCAGGTGTACTGA
- the RHBDD2 gene encoding rhomboid domain-containing protein 2 isoform X3, producing the protein MVTGAPQRLALPRQRSRPSGGGRKRGGARQHGGGVGAPAGRRRPDAVAVGRRLRARAAAGSARCPLRRLAAARRPARGGRLVTYIFVYEDLTSLTCGAIIIWYFAGSFEKNVGTVKYCFLTIAFAVLSALLYLLLETVVSRVSKVEDAKGFMPVAFATLGVSTTRSRMKRTLVFGVRVPVVLVPWFMLCIAWFIPRSSLLSNLCGLLVGEAYGLGYCFCLDFPESVGSKLDRVLPFSLLKRIPGLKYIPGSLAERRAFESSKINPAPGAYPTQSYYCSSPPALPAFQMQHPNAQSQGFQHSCAPACGHGVGHEGSQHGHAAGLSLPSSPYQARGAFGGCYVQAHAGASPGQCCQMVSEEVLCCRTASYFSSSTSGMLATVTCGFAGTCFGGRPK; encoded by the exons ATGGTAACGGGGGCGCCGCAGCGCCTCGCGTTGCCACGGCAACGGTCCAGGCCTTCCGGCGGCGGCCGGAAGCGGGGCGGCGCGCGGCAGCAtggcggcggggtgggggcgcccgccggccgccgccgccctgacGCTGTTGCTGTCGGTCGGCGCCTCCGCGCCCGGGCTGCTGCGGGGAGCGCCCGCTGCCCGCTCCGCCGCCTCGCTGCGGCCCGCCGCCCTGCGCGCGGGGGAAG GTTAGTTACCTACATCTTTGTCTACGAAGACCTGACATCCTTGACCTGTGGTGCCATTATCATCTGGTATTTTGCCGGCAGCTTTGAGAAGAACGTCGGCACTGTGAAGTACTGCTTCCTCACCATCGCGTTTGCCGTCCTCTCCGCCCTCCTGTACCTCTTACTTGAGACCGTTGTCTCCAGGGTGTCAAAGGTGGAAGATGCCAAAGGATTCATGCCAGTAGCTTTTGCTACGCTGGGTGTGTCCACCACCCGCTCGCGGATGAAGAGGACGCTGGTTTTTGGGGTTAGAGTTCCAGTGGTGCTGGTGCCGTGGTTTATGCTCTGCATAGCATGGTTTATTCCCCGCTCTTCTCTCTTGAGTAACCTGTGTGGGCTTCTAGTTGGGGAAGCCT ATGGTCTTGGCTACTGTTTCTGCTTGGATTTTCCGGAGTCGGTGGGCTCTAAGCTGGACCGGGTGCTCCCTTTCAGTCTGCTAAAGAGGATACCAGGGCTGAAATATATCCCGGGGTCCTTAGCAGAGAGAAGAGCCTTCGAAAGCAGCAA GATTAACCCCGCACCAGGCGCCTACCCCACCCAAAGCTACTACTGCTCTTCGCCTCCGGCTCTTCCTGCTTTCCAGATGCAGCACCCCAATGCTCAGAGCCAGGGGTTTCAACACAGCTGTGCTCCGGCATGCGGCCATGGTGTGGGACACGAGGGGTCTCAGCACGGCCATGCTGCAGGACTcagcctcccttcttccccctacCAAGCCAGAGGTGCCTTCGGAGGGTGTTACGTGCAGGCCCACGCTGGAGCCTCGCCTGGACAGTGCTGCCAGATGG tgTCTGAAGAAGTCCTGTGTTGCCGTACAGCCTCTTACTTCTCCAGCAGCACTTCTGGGATGTTGGCCACAGTTACGTGTGGCTTCGCGGGGACCTGCTTTGGGGGAAGACCAAAGTGA
- the RHBDD2 gene encoding rhomboid domain-containing protein 2 isoform X1, whose translation MVTGAPQRLALPRQRSRPSGGGRKRGGARQHGGGVGAPAGRRRPDAVAVGRRLRARAAAGSARCPLRRLAAARRPARGGRLVTYIFVYEDLTSLTCGAIIIWYFAGSFEKNVGTVKYCFLTIAFAVLSALLYLLLETVVSRVSKVEDAKGFMPVAFATLGVSTTRSRMKRTLVFGVRVPVVLVPWFMLCIAWFIPRSSLLSNLCGLLVGEAYGLGYCFCLDFPESVGSKLDRVLPFSLLKRIPGLKYIPGSLAERRAFESSKINPAPGAYPTQSYYCSSPPALPAFQMQHPNAQSQGFQHSCAPACGHGVGHEGSQHGHAAGLSLPSSPYQARGAFGGCYVQAHAGASPGQCCQMGKFSPLQRMCPTDPQTPTVSEEVLCCRTASYFSSSTSGMLATVTCGFAGTCFGGRPK comes from the exons ATGGTAACGGGGGCGCCGCAGCGCCTCGCGTTGCCACGGCAACGGTCCAGGCCTTCCGGCGGCGGCCGGAAGCGGGGCGGCGCGCGGCAGCAtggcggcggggtgggggcgcccgccggccgccgccgccctgacGCTGTTGCTGTCGGTCGGCGCCTCCGCGCCCGGGCTGCTGCGGGGAGCGCCCGCTGCCCGCTCCGCCGCCTCGCTGCGGCCCGCCGCCCTGCGCGCGGGGGAAG GTTAGTTACCTACATCTTTGTCTACGAAGACCTGACATCCTTGACCTGTGGTGCCATTATCATCTGGTATTTTGCCGGCAGCTTTGAGAAGAACGTCGGCACTGTGAAGTACTGCTTCCTCACCATCGCGTTTGCCGTCCTCTCCGCCCTCCTGTACCTCTTACTTGAGACCGTTGTCTCCAGGGTGTCAAAGGTGGAAGATGCCAAAGGATTCATGCCAGTAGCTTTTGCTACGCTGGGTGTGTCCACCACCCGCTCGCGGATGAAGAGGACGCTGGTTTTTGGGGTTAGAGTTCCAGTGGTGCTGGTGCCGTGGTTTATGCTCTGCATAGCATGGTTTATTCCCCGCTCTTCTCTCTTGAGTAACCTGTGTGGGCTTCTAGTTGGGGAAGCCT ATGGTCTTGGCTACTGTTTCTGCTTGGATTTTCCGGAGTCGGTGGGCTCTAAGCTGGACCGGGTGCTCCCTTTCAGTCTGCTAAAGAGGATACCAGGGCTGAAATATATCCCGGGGTCCTTAGCAGAGAGAAGAGCCTTCGAAAGCAGCAA GATTAACCCCGCACCAGGCGCCTACCCCACCCAAAGCTACTACTGCTCTTCGCCTCCGGCTCTTCCTGCTTTCCAGATGCAGCACCCCAATGCTCAGAGCCAGGGGTTTCAACACAGCTGTGCTCCGGCATGCGGCCATGGTGTGGGACACGAGGGGTCTCAGCACGGCCATGCTGCAGGACTcagcctcccttcttccccctacCAAGCCAGAGGTGCCTTCGGAGGGTGTTACGTGCAGGCCCACGCTGGAGCCTCGCCTGGACAGTGCTGCCAGATGGGCAAGTTCTCCCCCCTGCAGCGCATGTGCCCGACTGATCCACAGACGCCCACAG tgTCTGAAGAAGTCCTGTGTTGCCGTACAGCCTCTTACTTCTCCAGCAGCACTTCTGGGATGTTGGCCACAGTTACGTGTGGCTTCGCGGGGACCTGCTTTGGGGGAAGACCAAAGTGA